A genomic window from Dama dama isolate Ldn47 chromosome 6, ASM3311817v1, whole genome shotgun sequence includes:
- the AMBN gene encoding ameloblastin, with product MIPLFKMKDVILILCLLKLSSAVPAFPQQPGIPGMASLSLETMRQLGSLQGLNMLSQYSRFGFGKSFNSLWMNGLLPPHSSFPWMRPREHETQQYEYSLPVHPPPLPSQPSLQPQQPGQKPFLQPNVVTSIQNAVQKGVPQPPIYQGHPPLQQAEGPMVEQQVAPSEKPPATELPEMDFADPQDPPIFPIAHLISRGPMPQNKPSPLYPGIFYVTYGANQLNAPARLGIMSSEEMGGGRGGPVAYGAIFPGFGGMRPSLGGMPQNPDMGGDFTLEFDSPVAATKGPEKGEGGAQDSPVPEAHLADPESPALLSELAPGTLGGLLANPEGNIPSLARGPAGRGRGFLRAVTPAAADPLMTPGLAEVYETYGADETTTLGLQEETTMDSTATPDTQHTLMPRNKAQQPQIKHDAWHFQEP from the exons GCATTTCCTCAGCAACCTGGGATACCAGGCATGGCTAGTTTGAGCCTTGAG ACAATGAGACAGTTGGGAAGTCTGCAGGGATTAAACATGCTTTCTCAG TATTCAAGATTTGGCTTTGGGAAATCATTTAATTCTTTGTGGATGAATGGTCTTCTCCCACCGCATTCCTCCTTCCCATGGATGAGACCAAGGGAACATGAAACTCAACAG TATGAATATTCTTTGCCTGTGCATCCCCCACCTCTCCCATCGCAGCCATCCCTGCAGCCTCAACAGCCAGGACAGAAACCtttcctccagcccaacgttgTCACCTCCATCCAGAACGCAGTCCAGAAGGGCGTACCTCAGCCTCCGATTTACCAGGGACATCCGCCCTTGCAGCAAGCAGAGGGGCCAATGGTTGAACAGCAGGTGGCGCCATCAGAAAAGCCACCAGCGACCGAG CTACCAGAAATGGATTTTGCTGATCCACAAGATCCACCG ATATTTCCAATAGCCCATTTGATATCTCGGGGACCAATGCCACAAAATAAACCATCTCCA CTTTACCCAGGAATATTTTACGTGACCTATGGAGCAAATCAACTG AACGCTCCTGCCAGACTTGGCATCATGAGCTCAGAAGAAATGGGG ggaggaagaggaggcccCGTGGCCTATGGAGCCATATTCCCAGGATTTGGAGGCATGAGGCCCAGCCTTGGAGGGATGCCCCAGAACCCAGACATGGGTGGGGACTTTACTCTGGAGTTTGACTCCCCAGTCGCTGCAACCAAAGGCCCggagaagggagaaggaggtGCACAAGACTCCCCTGTGCCGGAGGCCCACCTAGCCGATCCAGAAAGCCCAGCTCTCCTTTCAGAGCTAGCACCTGGTACCCTCGGAGGGCTTCTTGCTAATCCTGAGGGCAATATTCCCAGCCTGGCAAGGGGCCCTGCAGGGCGCGGAAGGGGATTCCTTAGGGCAGTCACCCCAGCAGCTGCCGACCCACTGATGACCCCTGGATTAGCTGAGGTTTATGAGACCTACGGTGCTGACGAGACCACAACTCTGGGTCTCCAGGAAGAAACGACCATGGACTCCACAGCAACCCCTGACACTCAGCACACATTGATGCCAAGAAACAAGGCCCAGCAGCCCCAAATCAAGCATGATGCGTGGCATTTCCAAGAGCCCTGA